One genomic segment of Gottschalkia acidurici 9a includes these proteins:
- a CDS encoding ABC transporter substrate-binding protein: protein MINIDKTTKIGSILEKEEMFEVFLSNGFKAESKDELINLLGKDTMLQTVLKVRNINIELFINALNEKISEEEVEENFNDIYYDETKELNFLGSSICPLRKTFNDNLKETLENYRKETGKTFNCYVHTGHGDDNSKYDDIWQEKDIDKFPDIVLSKGFDDFYKKEFIDNLVSKGYFKSVNSSNIDKTFIEAGCLDEDYTMYGAFLDALLIDKKRLGDLPVPKTWGDLLNPMYRDMIITIKKGEELSTAIPLYLYKEYGEDSIKQYALNVKGIIHSPKMARLIGTNSEEAGAIYTMPLIFAKSCVKEGLELVIPEDGAMIYPFAMLVKKGKEEELKLLIDYVFDNYGLNLIQSHALSLSPNIENPTLKEHKLKWLGWDFIKSRDMGELEEHIKKEFYNVWNAK from the coding sequence ATGATAAATATAGATAAAACAACTAAAATCGGATCAATACTAGAAAAAGAAGAAATGTTTGAAGTGTTTCTATCAAATGGATTTAAAGCTGAATCTAAAGATGAACTTATAAATCTGCTAGGAAAAGATACTATGCTACAAACTGTACTTAAAGTTAGAAACATAAATATAGAGCTATTTATAAATGCATTAAATGAAAAAATATCTGAAGAAGAAGTAGAAGAAAACTTTAATGATATTTACTATGACGAAACTAAAGAATTAAACTTTTTAGGAAGTTCGATATGTCCGCTAAGAAAAACTTTTAACGATAACCTTAAAGAGACTTTAGAGAATTATAGAAAAGAAACGGGAAAAACATTTAACTGCTATGTTCACACAGGACATGGAGATGATAACTCTAAATATGATGATATATGGCAAGAAAAAGATATAGATAAGTTTCCTGATATAGTTCTGTCAAAAGGTTTTGATGATTTTTATAAAAAAGAGTTTATAGATAACTTGGTTAGTAAAGGCTACTTTAAAAGTGTAAATAGTTCTAATATAGATAAGACATTTATAGAAGCTGGATGTTTAGACGAAGACTATACAATGTATGGAGCTTTTCTAGATGCGCTATTGATAGATAAAAAAAGACTAGGAGATTTACCTGTTCCTAAAACCTGGGGAGATCTATTAAACCCTATGTACAGAGATATGATAATCACAATTAAAAAAGGTGAGGAATTATCGACAGCAATACCGCTTTACTTATATAAGGAATATGGGGAAGACTCGATTAAACAGTATGCATTAAATGTAAAAGGAATAATTCATTCGCCTAAAATGGCAAGACTAATAGGGACAAACAGTGAAGAGGCAGGAGCAATATATACTATGCCACTTATATTTGCAAAATCATGTGTAAAAGAAGGACTTGAATTAGTAATACCTGAAGATGGAGCTATGATATATCCATTTGCTATGTTAGTTAAAAAAGGAAAAGAAGAAGAACTTAAGCTATTAATAGACTACGTATTTGATAACTATGGCTTGAACCTTATTCAATCCCATGCATTAAGTTTAAGTCCTAATATAGAAAATCCTACGCTAAAGGAACATAAATTAAAGTGGCTAGGTTGGGATTTCATAAAGTCAAGAGATATGGGAGAATTAGAAGAACATATAAAGAAAGAATTTTATAACGTATGGAATGCTAAATAG
- the addA gene encoding helicase-exonuclease AddAB subunit AddA yields the protein MPKWTEAQSEAIKNRGCNLLVSAAAGSGKTAVLVERIIKLIVEDKIDIDKLLIVTFTNAAAGEMRERILKAITDEMEKENSDEKNLRKQVSLINKASITTLHSFCINVVRKNFHIIGIDPTFRIGDTTEIRIIAQESIEEVLESKYEQGEKDFLRLVESFSGNKSDIKIEELVLSIYLFIQSQPYPYKWLKESVEMFNMDRNELNESTWIQTIKEDINTKLKGAKNIIEEAIAISKQAGGPEPYLEALNQDLIDIEKLESMIEDYVLGNIHVDDMKIEHTKLKTITKKMISELEIDEVLKAEVYDLRNEYKDIINELFSKNILKRDMDSYFEDVKDFYPVMNSIYELVVSFGELYSEKKLEKGLLDFNDLEHYTLQALESEDVREELKNCYEYIFIDEYQDSNIVQETIIDNIKRENNLFFVGDVKQSIYRFRLADPSLFIGKYTTYSKDDESVNKRIDLSQNFRSRKEILDGVNFIFKNIMTSELGEVDYTEDAYLYNGANYEEIEDSSIEINIIEKNMSDNEERENNDSDIDINLEEMTDAEIEAKVIADKIKNLIGKSTFDIKENRYREIGYKDIVILFRATKNWSDIFSEVFTREGIPVYIDDSSGYFDVLEIKIFLNLLSIIDNKRQDIPLLSIMRSPIGKFTTEELIKIRINNKNSSYYEAIEGYIKDNMDELSEKLKNFISKIDYWCEEARYLKLDEFMWKLMMDTGYYYYVGAMPRGAQRQANLRILVDRANEFEKASINGLFNFIRFADKLQSASGEMGTAKVLGENEDVVRIMTIHKSKGLEFPVVICGGLGKQFNLKDMQQDILLHKELGLGPKHVDISKRRYRETLPQLAIKSKKKIENLSEEMRVLYVALTRAKDKLILVGSIRDIEKQAKKWSKKGTIYNLMSSRNYLDWICTCLFKHKDGKPIRDLVNIEIDGLLDIKDSSKWTVNFIDKTNIFKEKAEENKLKQEYKDKLENFKREEFTEYKKLIEERFLWNYPYENSIKIPSKISVSDIKKANMKDIDDVVYKIPSLLKIPQFLEGKKPFTSAEKGTIVHFVMQHIDLKSDISLESIKLQIEKMTFHELITDEEAKVVDVEKILKFFDSSIGKRMLNSEKSFREVPFVYRKDACKVIEELNNCSEDVYIQGIVDCYFEEDGDIVLLDYKTDYVGENPEKLISKYKSQLKLYKEAIENITKKE from the coding sequence ATGCCAAAATGGACTGAAGCTCAAAGTGAAGCTATAAAAAATAGAGGATGTAATTTACTTGTTTCTGCTGCTGCTGGTTCTGGGAAAACAGCCGTTTTAGTAGAGAGAATAATAAAGCTTATAGTGGAAGATAAAATTGATATAGACAAGCTACTGATAGTTACATTTACAAATGCAGCCGCTGGTGAAATGAGAGAAAGAATATTAAAAGCAATTACAGATGAAATGGAAAAAGAAAATAGTGATGAGAAAAATTTAAGAAAGCAAGTGTCACTAATAAATAAAGCATCTATAACTACTCTGCATTCGTTTTGTATAAATGTAGTAAGAAAAAACTTTCATATAATAGGAATAGATCCTACGTTTAGAATAGGTGATACAACAGAGATAAGAATAATAGCTCAAGAATCTATAGAGGAAGTTTTAGAAAGCAAATATGAACAAGGAGAAAAAGATTTTCTAAGACTAGTAGAAAGTTTTAGTGGAAATAAAAGTGATATAAAAATAGAAGAACTAGTATTAAGTATATATCTATTTATTCAAAGTCAGCCATATCCATATAAATGGCTTAAAGAAAGTGTAGAAATGTTTAATATGGACAGGAACGAATTAAATGAAAGTACATGGATACAAACCATAAAGGAAGATATAAATACTAAGTTAAAAGGTGCTAAAAATATAATTGAAGAAGCGATAGCTATTTCAAAACAAGCAGGAGGACCAGAACCGTATTTAGAAGCACTAAATCAAGATTTAATAGACATTGAAAAGCTAGAGAGTATGATAGAGGATTATGTTCTAGGAAATATACATGTTGATGATATGAAAATAGAGCATACCAAGTTAAAAACTATAACTAAGAAAATGATAAGTGAACTAGAAATAGACGAAGTTTTAAAAGCAGAAGTATATGATTTAAGAAATGAATATAAAGATATAATAAATGAACTATTTAGTAAAAATATATTAAAAAGAGATATGGATAGTTATTTTGAAGATGTAAAAGATTTTTATCCAGTTATGAATAGTATATATGAATTAGTAGTGTCATTTGGCGAACTATATAGTGAGAAGAAGTTGGAAAAAGGATTATTAGATTTTAATGACTTAGAACACTATACTCTTCAAGCATTAGAAAGTGAAGATGTAAGAGAAGAACTTAAAAATTGCTATGAATATATATTTATAGATGAATACCAGGATAGTAATATAGTACAGGAAACTATTATAGATAATATAAAGAGAGAAAATAATTTATTTTTTGTTGGAGATGTAAAGCAAAGTATATACAGGTTCAGATTAGCTGATCCATCTTTATTCATAGGAAAGTATACAACTTACTCTAAAGATGATGAGAGTGTAAATAAAAGGATAGATCTTTCTCAAAACTTTAGAAGTAGAAAGGAAATACTAGATGGAGTCAACTTTATATTTAAAAATATAATGACTAGTGAACTTGGAGAAGTAGATTATACAGAAGATGCTTATTTGTATAATGGAGCAAACTATGAAGAAATAGAAGATTCATCTATAGAAATAAATATAATAGAAAAAAACATGTCCGATAATGAAGAGAGAGAAAATAACGATAGCGATATTGATATAAATCTGGAAGAGATGACAGATGCAGAAATAGAAGCTAAAGTAATAGCTGATAAAATAAAAAATCTTATAGGAAAATCGACTTTTGACATAAAAGAAAACAGATATAGGGAGATAGGGTATAAGGATATAGTTATACTCTTTAGAGCTACTAAAAATTGGTCAGATATATTTAGCGAGGTTTTTACAAGAGAAGGAATACCAGTATATATAGATGACAGTTCAGGATATTTTGATGTATTAGAAATAAAGATATTTTTAAATTTACTAAGTATAATAGATAATAAGAGACAAGATATTCCACTACTAAGTATAATGAGATCACCAATAGGAAAATTTACAACAGAAGAGCTTATAAAAATAAGAATAAATAATAAGAATTCAAGTTATTATGAGGCAATAGAAGGTTATATAAAAGATAATATGGACGAGCTATCAGAAAAACTAAAGAATTTTATATCAAAAATAGACTACTGGTGTGAAGAAGCTAGATATTTAAAACTAGATGAGTTTATGTGGAAGCTAATGATGGATACTGGATACTACTATTATGTAGGAGCTATGCCACGAGGAGCACAAAGACAAGCTAACTTAAGAATATTAGTGGATAGAGCAAATGAATTTGAAAAGGCATCTATAAATGGACTATTTAATTTTATAAGATTTGCAGATAAACTTCAAAGTGCAAGTGGAGAAATGGGGACAGCAAAAGTATTAGGAGAAAATGAAGATGTTGTCAGAATAATGACAATACACAAGAGTAAAGGTCTAGAATTTCCAGTAGTTATATGTGGGGGACTAGGTAAGCAATTTAATTTAAAAGATATGCAACAAGATATATTACTTCATAAAGAATTAGGATTAGGTCCTAAACATGTTGATATATCAAAACGTCGATATAGAGAAACTCTTCCTCAGTTAGCTATAAAGAGTAAAAAGAAAATAGAAAACCTCTCAGAAGAGATGAGGGTATTGTATGTGGCTTTAACTAGAGCTAAAGATAAACTTATATTAGTTGGAAGTATTAGAGATATAGAAAAACAAGCTAAAAAGTGGTCTAAAAAAGGAACAATATATAATTTAATGAGTAGTAGAAATTACTTAGATTGGATATGTACCTGCTTATTTAAACATAAAGACGGAAAGCCAATTAGAGATTTAGTTAATATAGAAATAGATGGATTATTAGATATAAAAGATAGTTCAAAATGGACTGTAAACTTTATAGATAAAACTAATATTTTTAAAGAAAAGGCTGAAGAGAATAAGCTTAAACAAGAGTATAAGGACAAACTTGAAAACTTTAAAAGAGAAGAGTTTACAGAATATAAGAAATTAATAGAGGAAAGATTTTTATGGAATTATCCTTATGAAAATTCCATAAAAATACCCTCAAAGATATCAGTCTCAGATATTAAAAAAGCTAATATGAAAGATATAGACGATGTAGTGTATAAAATACCTTCGCTATTAAAAATACCACAGTTTTTAGAAGGCAAAAAGCCATTTACATCTGCTGAAAAGGGAACAATAGTACATTTTGTAATGCAACATATAGACTTAAAAAGTGATATAAGTTTAGAATCTATAAAGTTACAAATAGAAAAAATGACATTTCATGAACTAATCACAGATGAAGAAGCTAAGGTAGTAGATGTAGAAAAAATATTAAAATTCTTTGATAGCAGCATAGGAAAGAGAATGTTGAATTCGGAAAAATCATTTAGAGAAGTACCTTTTGTATATAGAAAAGATGCTTGCAAAGTTATAGAAGAGTTAAATAATTGTAGCGAAGATGTATATATACAGGGTATAGTAGACTGCTATTTTGAAGAAGATGGAGATATAGTATTACTTGACTATAAAACAGACTATGTAGGAGAAAATCCAGAAAAATTAATTTCTAAATATAAGAGTCAGTTAAAACTATATAAAGAGGCTATAGAAAATATAACTAAAAAAGAGTAA
- the addB gene encoding helicase-exonuclease AddAB subunit AddB translates to MKVRYILGRSGTGKTHRVYEEIKYRLEESDTNKLILLVPEQFTLQGEADLISKMNLDGIMRLEVLSFSTLGFKVLNEVGGIKKIPINELGKIMILRKLFEENSGDLEVFKKGFNQEGFLKSFCSLVSEFKKNSVSIEELQTKINSFEKDNMLKRKLKDISLIYEKFNQYLEGSYTDEDDNLNLVIERLEQSNYFNDAEIWVDGFSTFSTQEYQILEKLFLKTRKVNISLTLDVDEKAKDYDLFEPTLDTYKRIRELATRNGIKETKTVLERNYNDKSKDILHLEREFFSYPYQRYSEKLNHINIFSGVNQYTEIENVAINIISLVREKNYRWRDIALVCNSLDIYTPNIKRVFNEYEIPYFLDEKRNIMGNPIIKFLISSLEIISRNFRYEDVFKCVKTGLSDLDKYEYEKLENYVLEFGIKGNSWLEDFKYINVKDEEDREKIKDELNEIRVKFVTPFISLKNKLKTKNKVIDTTRYIFEFLTEMKLESKIETIIELQKQKGNLDYVNENTQIWNTIMEIFDQLVEILGDTNISLKEYIKILESGLSNHEIGIIPPTMDQVLIGNLERSKSQDIKALFVVGVNDGILPSGFNDGGIILDDEKVIMQESGIELYSDNATRSKQERLSIYSAFTKPSQYLYISYALGDIEGRALRPSTLIDRFKKVFNITIESDVIKSDEISLKLISRPHSTFKYLTENLREDLEENNISEIWWDVYSWYNDNKDWDEKKRLIIDGLFHANQEENMSQNYAKNLYDIPFKSSISRLETFANCPFSHFVKYGLKPNERKEYSVRMPDIGTLFHNSIENFSKQLTIENLNWNEIDRQKSDELVEKVLDRMIDNFQNGVLLSTHRYKYLSNKLKRVSKRAIWVLTEHLKSGEFIPLKHEIFFGDDKENGIPPIVIGLPNGEEIKLEGRIDRVDMLDSESGSYVKVIDYKSGNKRFSLSDVYYGLQIQLVVYMDAVLSNKHKLVKNDVYPAGAFYFKIDDPIIQTDEDNASVIEKEIHKELKMDGLVLKDINVIKALDNTIDNGVTSRVIPVTLKKDGEPSKNSSVFEKEDLDNLITHVKSLVGDIATEILKGKIKIEPCKNGNQVSCEYCEFDSICQFDTNFEDNEYNVLKKLKNEEVLKKVKQKTKLKRL, encoded by the coding sequence ATGAAAGTCAGATATATACTAGGAAGATCAGGGACAGGAAAAACTCATAGAGTATATGAAGAAATCAAATATAGATTAGAAGAGAGCGACACAAATAAACTAATATTATTAGTTCCAGAACAATTTACTCTACAAGGTGAAGCTGATTTAATATCTAAAATGAACCTAGACGGTATTATGAGATTAGAAGTATTAAGCTTCAGTACATTAGGATTTAAAGTCTTAAATGAAGTTGGAGGAATAAAGAAAATACCTATAAATGAATTAGGAAAGATAATGATATTAAGAAAACTATTTGAGGAAAATTCAGGGGATTTAGAAGTTTTTAAGAAAGGTTTTAATCAAGAAGGATTTTTAAAAAGCTTCTGTAGTTTAGTATCGGAATTCAAAAAGAATAGTGTGTCTATAGAGGAACTACAAACAAAAATAAATTCTTTTGAAAAAGACAATATGTTAAAAAGAAAACTAAAAGACATAAGTTTAATATATGAAAAGTTTAATCAATACTTAGAAGGAAGCTATACAGACGAAGATGATAACTTAAATTTAGTTATAGAGAGACTAGAGCAGTCAAACTATTTCAATGATGCGGAAATCTGGGTGGATGGGTTTAGTACATTTTCTACACAAGAGTATCAAATATTAGAAAAGTTATTTTTAAAGACTAGAAAAGTAAATATATCTCTTACTCTTGATGTGGATGAAAAAGCTAAAGACTATGACTTATTTGAACCAACACTAGATACATATAAAAGAATAAGGGAACTAGCTACTAGAAATGGTATAAAAGAAACAAAAACAGTTCTAGAAAGAAACTATAATGATAAAAGTAAAGATATATTACATTTAGAAAGAGAGTTCTTTTCATATCCATATCAGAGATATAGTGAAAAATTAAATCATATAAATATATTTTCAGGAGTAAATCAGTATACAGAAATAGAAAACGTAGCAATAAATATAATATCACTTGTAAGAGAAAAAAATTATAGATGGAGAGATATAGCACTAGTTTGCAATTCTTTAGATATATACACCCCAAATATAAAAAGAGTATTTAATGAATATGAAATACCATATTTTTTAGATGAAAAAAGAAATATAATGGGGAACCCTATTATAAAGTTTTTGATATCTTCATTAGAAATCATATCAAGAAATTTTAGATATGAGGATGTATTTAAATGTGTTAAAACGGGATTAAGCGATTTAGATAAATATGAATATGAAAAACTAGAGAATTATGTTCTAGAGTTCGGTATAAAGGGAAATAGTTGGCTAGAAGATTTTAAATATATTAATGTCAAAGATGAAGAAGATAGAGAAAAAATAAAAGATGAATTAAATGAAATAAGAGTTAAATTTGTAACTCCTTTTATAAGTTTAAAGAATAAATTGAAAACAAAGAACAAAGTAATAGATACAACTAGATATATTTTTGAGTTTTTAACAGAAATGAAATTAGAGAGTAAAATTGAGACGATTATAGAGCTTCAAAAACAAAAAGGAAATTTAGACTATGTGAATGAAAATACTCAAATTTGGAATACAATAATGGAAATATTCGATCAACTCGTAGAAATATTAGGTGATACGAATATAAGCTTAAAAGAATATATAAAAATACTAGAATCAGGACTTAGTAATCATGAAATAGGTATAATTCCACCTACGATGGATCAAGTTTTAATAGGTAATTTAGAGAGATCTAAGAGTCAAGATATAAAAGCACTTTTTGTAGTAGGGGTAAATGATGGCATACTTCCATCCGGATTTAATGACGGAGGTATAATATTAGATGATGAAAAAGTAATAATGCAAGAATCAGGTATAGAGTTATACTCTGACAATGCTACTAGATCAAAACAAGAAAGACTATCGATATATTCAGCTTTTACTAAACCAAGTCAGTACTTATATATAAGTTATGCACTAGGTGATATAGAGGGAAGAGCTTTAAGACCTTCAACATTAATAGATAGGTTTAAAAAGGTGTTCAATATAACTATTGAAAGTGATGTAATCAAATCAGATGAAATATCACTAAAACTAATATCTAGACCTCACTCAACATTTAAATATCTAACGGAAAATCTAAGGGAAGATTTAGAAGAAAATAATATTAGTGAAATATGGTGGGATGTCTATAGTTGGTACAATGATAATAAAGATTGGGATGAAAAGAAAAGACTAATAATAGATGGACTATTTCATGCTAATCAGGAAGAGAATATGAGTCAGAATTATGCTAAAAACTTATACGATATACCTTTCAAATCCAGTATATCTAGATTAGAAACTTTCGCCAATTGTCCTTTCTCTCACTTTGTGAAGTATGGATTAAAGCCAAATGAAAGAAAAGAATATTCAGTTAGAATGCCTGATATAGGGACACTTTTTCATAATTCAATAGAAAACTTTTCTAAACAATTAACTATAGAAAATTTAAACTGGAATGAAATAGATAGACAAAAATCAGATGAACTAGTAGAAAAAGTGTTAGATAGAATGATAGATAACTTTCAAAATGGAGTATTGTTAAGCACTCATAGATATAAATACTTATCAAATAAACTAAAAAGAGTAAGTAAACGAGCAATATGGGTGCTTACAGAACATTTAAAGAGTGGAGAATTTATACCATTAAAACATGAGATTTTCTTTGGAGATGATAAAGAAAATGGTATACCTCCAATAGTGATAGGACTACCTAATGGAGAAGAAATAAAACTAGAAGGAAGAATAGATAGAGTTGATATGTTAGATAGCGAATCTGGAAGCTATGTAAAAGTAATAGATTATAAGTCTGGTAATAAACGATTTAGTCTTTCGGATGTATACTATGGATTGCAAATACAACTAGTTGTATATATGGATGCAGTTTTAAGTAACAAGCATAAATTAGTAAAAAATGATGTATATCCAGCAGGAGCTTTTTACTTTAAAATAGACGATCCTATAATACAGACGGATGAAGATAATGCCAGTGTAATAGAAAAAGAAATACACAAAGAGTTAAAAATGGATGGACTAGTGCTAAAAGATATAAACGTTATCAAAGCATTAGACAATACTATAGATAATGGTGTAACTTCTAGAGTAATACCAGTAACATTAAAAAAGGATGGAGAACCTTCTAAGAATTCTTCAGTGTTTGAAAAAGAAGACTTAGATAATTTAATTACTCATGTGAAAAGCTTAGTAGGAGACATAGCAACAGAAATATTAAAAGGTAAAATTAAAATAGAGCCTTGTAAAAATGGTAATCAGGTATCTTGTGAGTACTGTGAATTTGATTCTATATGTCAGTTCGATACTAACTTTGAAGATAATGAATATAATGTTTTGAAAAAGTTGAAAAATGAAGAAGTATTAAAGAAAGTAAAACAGAAAACAAAACTAAAAAGGTTGTGA
- a CDS encoding molybdopterin molybdotransferase MoeA yields MNREDIVKPSREEYIQLSTSNVNFDIRAEIVTLKDSVGRVAATDIYSINTLPNQPTSAMDGIAIKFESLLSENIVDTTKWELGKEYIFSNTGVSIPSEYDTAIPIEAVEFDENGRLHIKKVPSYKGDKVNPCGYIINEGDLVIPKNYLITAYQLGILASAGIRELEVIAKPKVAIIPTGDELISAGIPVPPGKNIETNSFVLEALVKEWGGEPIVYPIIPDDFEQLCNVLQQSVESSDIVIFNAGSSKGTHDYTIDALEKVGKVLAYQVAHGPGRPTSFAVADNKPIIGLVGPPIGTELTAGWYVKPLIDKYLGQPTVKSQTLRVTLLNSVSSPVPFDFYTQLEVINQDGEYFGIPLQGDKFSRINLSVKSNAILHIPSEKSFDKGELVTVELKVLKEYIRKEKV; encoded by the coding sequence ATGAATAGAGAAGATATAGTAAAACCAAGCAGAGAAGAATATATACAGCTTTCAACTTCTAATGTGAACTTTGATATAAGAGCGGAGATTGTTACATTAAAAGATAGTGTAGGACGAGTTGCAGCCACAGATATTTACTCTATAAATACTTTGCCTAATCAACCGACTAGTGCAATGGATGGTATAGCAATTAAATTTGAATCACTTTTAAGTGAAAATATAGTAGATACTACTAAATGGGAGCTAGGAAAAGAATATATATTTAGTAACACGGGTGTATCTATTCCGTCAGAATATGACACGGCTATACCAATAGAAGCTGTAGAGTTCGATGAAAATGGAAGACTTCATATTAAAAAAGTACCTTCTTATAAAGGTGATAAGGTTAATCCATGTGGTTACATAATAAATGAAGGAGATTTAGTAATACCTAAAAATTACTTAATAACTGCGTATCAATTAGGAATACTAGCTTCAGCAGGAATTAGAGAATTAGAAGTAATTGCTAAACCTAAGGTTGCAATAATTCCTACAGGAGATGAACTAATATCAGCAGGAATACCAGTTCCTCCGGGGAAAAATATAGAAACTAATAGTTTTGTACTAGAGGCATTAGTGAAAGAATGGGGAGGGGAACCAATAGTTTATCCAATAATACCTGATGACTTTGAACAACTCTGTAATGTACTGCAGCAGTCAGTGGAATCTTCAGATATAGTGATTTTTAATGCAGGCTCGTCAAAAGGTACTCATGATTATACAATTGATGCTTTAGAGAAGGTTGGTAAGGTATTAGCTTATCAGGTAGCTCATGGACCTGGTAGACCTACAAGTTTTGCTGTAGCAGATAATAAACCAATTATTGGACTTGTAGGACCACCTATTGGAACTGAACTAACGGCAGGATGGTACGTAAAACCATTAATTGATAAATATTTGGGACAACCTACAGTAAAGTCGCAAACACTTAGGGTTACGTTATTAAATTCAGTAAGCTCACCTGTACCTTTTGACTTCTACACACAATTAGAAGTTATCAATCAAGATGGAGAATATTTTGGAATTCCTTTACAAGGAGATAAATTTTCAAGAATAAACTTATCAGTAAAATCAAATGCAATTTTACACATTCCCAGTGAAAAATCTTTTGATAAAGGAGAACTCGTAACGGTAGAACTAAAAGTACTAAAAGAATATATAAGAAAAGAAAAAGTTTAA
- a CDS encoding ABC transporter substrate-binding protein produces the protein MFKNFKRLTSLLLILILALSLTVGCNKTETSSKGNSIEQSQVEDKERIITDMSGREVKIPSKVEKVYSTSPIAQMAVYTIDSKKLTGLLFELTEMEKKYTVEGYSELPILGGWFGKDNKGNIEEILKVDPDVIIAMGDVDDASKQFADDLQKQIGKPVVIADGELEKTPESYKFLGEVLNEEKRAQELADYCEKTLKESKEIADSIKEEEKVTIYYAQGPEGLQTDPAKSTHAGVFDFVGAKNIADVESKGGYGRTEVSIEQILNWNPDKIIVCKDKNNKTGKVSSSYETITTDNKWSSLRAVKENQVYEIPDSPYNIIDRPPSVSRILGIKWLGNLLYPDKFKYDIEQETKEFYEKFYHYELKDGDIEEILQNAIAN, from the coding sequence ATGTTTAAGAATTTTAAAAGATTGACATCACTGTTATTAATATTAATTTTAGCATTAAGTTTAACAGTAGGATGTAATAAGACAGAAACATCGAGTAAGGGTAATAGCATAGAGCAAAGCCAAGTAGAAGATAAAGAAAGAATCATAACTGATATGTCTGGAAGGGAAGTTAAGATTCCATCCAAGGTAGAAAAAGTGTATTCAACTAGTCCTATAGCTCAGATGGCAGTATATACTATAGATTCTAAAAAGCTTACAGGACTACTATTTGAACTAACAGAAATGGAGAAAAAATATACTGTAGAAGGATATAGTGAGTTACCTATTTTAGGAGGTTGGTTTGGTAAAGATAATAAAGGTAATATAGAAGAGATTTTAAAGGTTGATCCAGATGTAATAATTGCTATGGGTGATGTTGATGATGCCAGCAAGCAATTTGCAGATGATCTTCAAAAACAAATTGGAAAGCCTGTAGTTATAGCAGATGGAGAGTTAGAAAAAACTCCTGAAAGTTATAAATTCCTAGGAGAAGTATTAAACGAAGAAAAACGTGCACAAGAATTAGCAGATTATTGTGAAAAAACCCTTAAAGAATCTAAAGAAATTGCTGATAGTATAAAGGAGGAAGAAAAAGTTACAATATACTATGCTCAAGGACCAGAAGGTTTACAAACAGATCCAGCTAAGTCAACTCACGCAGGAGTATTTGATTTTGTAGGTGCGAAAAATATAGCTGATGTTGAATCAAAAGGTGGATATGGTAGAACAGAAGTATCTATAGAGCAGATATTAAATTGGAATCCAGATAAAATAATAGTTTGTAAAGATAAAAACAATAAAACTGGGAAAGTTTCTAGTAGTTATGAAACAATTACGACTGATAATAAATGGAGTAGCTTAAGAGCAGTAAAAGAAAATCAAGTTTATGAAATACCAGACTCTCCTTACAACATTATAGATAGACCTCCTTCAGTAAGTCGTATTTTAGGAATTAAATGGCTAGGAAATTTATTATATCCAGATAAATTTAAATATGACATAGAACAAGAAACTAAAGAATTTTATGAAAAATTTTATCACTATGAATTAAAAGATGGAGATATAGAAGAAATTCTTCAAAATGCTATAGCTAATTAA